From the Thalassomonas actiniarum genome, the window ATGCCTTTAAAGCACATGTTGATCAATTGGCATCTTTGCACGATCATATTTCGCCTTTATATGTATACAGTAACCCGGAAGAAAACTGTCAGCCCCACGCCACAGGTTTTATTACCGAAGAATTAGTTGCCCGGCAATTACCACAAGACCGCGATGTCGAATTATATTTTCTCGGCCCGGTGCCCTTTATGCGGGCGGCGCTGAAAATAGCCAAGAACCTCGGCTTACCTGATGCTCAGGTACATTATGAGTTTTTTGGTCCGAGTGAAGAGTTAATCGCTTAAACAGGCATTTTCTAATGATGAACGGCAGGAGCCAGGCAAAAACCGGGTTTTGGCAAACGGACTTGCCTGGCTCCTGAGACAGCGAATATCTTAATGAAAACAAAGCTACCTGCCTGGTGGAAAACGCTGGGCATACAAGATGCCACGGCAGCAAGGGAGCAATTGCTCCTCGCCCTCGGTGGATTTTTAAGTATTTTTATTGTTTTTCTGATCAGCTATAAAGTTACCGGCCTTAAAGGGGCCGGAGCCATTTTACCTTCAATGGGAGCGGCAATAGTATTATTAATGGCAGCGCCCAAAGCAATTTTTTCCCGGCCCTGGGCCTTATTTACCGGTAATGTATTATCAGCCGTCGTCGGCGTTTGCTGTTACCAGTGGATAGGAGATAATTTTATTGCCGCCGGCAGCGCCGTTGGTTTGGCTATGCTGGTGATGTTCGCTAGCCGATGTCTCCATCCCCCGGGTGGGGCAACGGCATTAGCTGCCGTGGTGGGAGGAGATGTCATTCACGAACTAGGTTTTTATTATGTATTAACGCCGACCCTCCTGAATTGCCTTATTCTTTTTTTAGTCAGTTATAGCGTTAATCAGTTGATCGATAAGCGCCATTACCCTAAGCAGACGCAAACTTCAGGCACAAGTTGATGTTATTGAGAGCTGATAAAACTCCGCCGGTTTGCCGGTAACTTTCGATGCCGCATTATGCAAACCATTTAAGATTTTACAGACCAGTAAACTAACAGCAAAACAAAGGGCTACTCATGTCGAAGCTGATGGTAACCCGGTGATCTTGACTCATGGAGCCGGGCTAAGGTTTTGTCCGGTATATCAATGGTTGAAACGGTGAGTCCACTTACCATTGTTTTCTTTCTGGCAGTTTTCTTCGGTATCGAACCTTACCCGTTGTTTGATATCCCGAATCTTGAACCCGGCAGATGCCAGCTCTTTATCGATTAAACCGATCAGGTAGGTATCCTTGTGCCCGGCTCTGGCATCAAGAAGTTCGCTATTGGTATTAAAAACGCAGACCACAGCAAGGGAGCCGGGGAATGCGTTGTAATTGACAAAATGTGTTAACCAGACAAAACCGGCCACCTCTTCAAGGGCTGTTTCACAAACCTGAGTCAGCGCCTCTCTCAGCATTTTATCTAACTTCTTGTCGCTTTTTTTCATATCGTTGCTACCTGAGTGCGCACTACCGCATTTATCCTTGCCGGCAATTATAAAAGATCTGATGTCTTGTTTTGCAAATGGCTTATGGTATTGTCATAGCTGGTTTGCCAGTGATGGTAATCAAGTGCAACCGGCAGTTGCCGGTCATCCGTTTCCAATACCAGTGACGGAAAGCCCCGGATAGGCAAGTTCCTGGCAGCGGTAATTTCATCCATTAATTTTTGCTCAATGTCGCGACTAGTCAGCTGCTCTTTAAATAAGGTTTTATCAAGACCTATTGCGGCAGCAAGATCAGCCAGGGTGTCGAGATCAGAAGGGTTTTTCGCCTGCAGGTAATAGGCTTGCTGAATGGCCAGGTACATGGCCTGCTCTTTACCATATTTTCGGGCGATGATCACTGCCCGGCATGCCGGGTAGGTTGAACGCCTTGGACGGCAACGGGACCAGAAATCAAAATTAAACTCTGTGCCCAGTTGTTGGGAAATTTTATGCCAGGTTTGCTGTAAAAATGTTTGCATCTCATCGGGCATAGGGACATCACTATCCGGTGCCAATCCTCCGAGGAGATATTGGATCTCTACCGTCGTTTTCAGCTTTTCCTGTAAGCGCTGCCAGGTGGGGCGATAACCCCAGCACCAGCTGCACATAGGATCGTAAACATAATATAAAACAGGTTTTTTCATAAAATTATTCAGTTGAACCGCACATGTTGAAAGTTAAGCACTCGCCAGGCACTGCCTTTACCAAGCGTAAAATGCATAGGGCAGGACAATCATACTTATTATTGCCGCGCTTGTATGCCGAAGAATCTCCGGTATTCGATTTATACGACTAAATCTTGTTAATAATATGATAATAAATTAATAATATTTTGCTTCTTATGTGGTTATTAGCAATAATGGATTGCTCAAAGGCTTGGCCTGTTGATGAGCTGAATTTGCTTGTACGGCAAGTATTGATGCCCTGGTATTGTCTGGGTGTTATGCCAGCAGTAGATATTAAATGAAGGAGAATTTATATGGGATTGACTGTTGCTATTTTGGGTAAGTTTCCGCCTATTTCCGGTCAAGTGAGTACCTTGAATCTGTGGTTAGCCAATGGATTAGCTGAAAAGGGGGCAAAGGTTGTTGTTTGTACCGACGCCTATTACCCGCGCAAACAGTCGATACGCGCATCGCGCGATGATAGTGACTCCGATATCTGGCGTGAACTTCATCCCGGTGTTTCTGTGGTTTATGCACCCCATTTGAGTGATTCGGTATTTCTGCCATTTTCCGAGCTGGGTTATGTTTCCTATCTGGCGCAGGCACGAAAGACCATTTTGGAGCACAAACCCGATGTGATCTTCTCCCATTATCTGGAACCCTACGCCCTGGCCGGCAGTCAGATTGCGGATGAGTTGGGGATCCCGCATGTGGTGACCCATGCCGGCAGTGACATTGTCCGTTTGTGCGGCTCGGAAGACTTGCAGGCCTTATACCGCTCGGTATTGAAAAATGTCACCTATTTTGTCCCCAAATCCCGGATTGCCGGGGATGTTTTCTCCGCTTATTGTCCCACCCGTACGGTATCTCCCTATTTGCCGGATCCCAGGTATTTTAACAGCAGCAACAAAGCCGGTACCCAGGATTGGGGCAATCAGGATGAGCCTGTTTTTGGTTTTTACGGCAAGTTTGTCCACGGCAAAAAACTTGACGATATTATCCAGGCATTTCGCCACTATCGCCAAAGGTACGGCAAAGGCCGGTTATTGTTTGTCGGCGGGGAGATCGGCGGTAAATTCCATCTCCGCGAATATGTTGATGAGTCCCAAGAAGAGGCGATTGAGGTTCGCCGCTTTATCCCTAACTGGGAAGTTCCGCGCTTCCTCAACAGTTTAACGTGTCTGGTTTATACCAAGTCCAGTTATAAAGTGGCGCAACATGCGGCGATCATCTTGCGTGAAGCTGTTGCCTGTAACACCCCTGTGATTGCCACTCAGGAATCCCTGCTCGGCTGTCCGGACTCCCTGCTGGAATATGCGCAATTTAATTTTGTTGAACCCGATGCCGGGGCAGAGGCGCTCAGTTTTGCCATGGCTGAAATGGTGGAAGTTGGCCGCAGCACTGAAAAAGCAGGTCATGAAGAATATTTTCAGCGCGGTTACGCACAATATGTGGATTCCTGGTACCAGTGTCTGCTTGATGCCGCGGCCCGGAAAAAGTAAACGAGCAAAAATCAGTGGTTTAATGGGGGGCAGGGGGCCTGCCCTTTAGCCGAGCGGATATATCACTTAACCTAAGTTGCTGCGGGAAAAGTCCCCGACCAGTTGCCGACATAACCGGGAAAGTCGGCGCTCAGAGCCTGCATATCCATGTCCCGGTAACCAAGGCGTTGAAAGTCTTCGTTAAAGCGCTGCTGCCAGATTTTACTTTCCTTGTTACCCTGCACATGAATTTCCGGCAGGGTCACGGGAGCGCTGTCTCTATTATCCGCCCCCAGAAAGGCCCGGATGTTATCAGTTGTGCTGTCGGGATCTTTTGCCAGCTCTTCATAAGTGACAGATAGGGTTTTGCTTTTTTGTCCGCTTAAATACTGCTGCCAGCCCTCTTCCTGCCAGCGCAGATACTCACGACATTTAAGAATATGCCGGTAAACATATTTAGGTTGCTGCTTTTTTTCGGCGCTGGCAACCCAGGAATGGGTTTGCATCGACCGCGACAATGACACTGCCTGGGCGGTTTTGTTATCCCGGGTAAGAAAGACATAAGCCGTAGGGGCAAGTGCCTGCAGCATTTCAGGGTGAGCCGCTTGTAGCGCCACTCGGTGCGACCAGAATAATTTACAACCAAAGATACCGTTGGCTGATGTGCGCCATGTTTTCAGCTGTTCCAGGTATTCGCGGCTGTTTTGCGCCCCGAATCGACGGGCCAGTTGATGGCGGTAAGGCAGGTTCAGATACTCGGTAGGGCCGCCGAGCACGCCGGTTTGCCATAACTTCAGGCCAAGCAGGGTGCTGCCGCTGCGCGGTGTGGTGGCAATCATATAGGAGCTCAGCGGTTTGCCAGACCGCCGGGCATAGTCATAATGTTTGCTATAAAGATCATTAAGATGTCCGATCGACATTATCAAATTTCCTGTGTTTCTTTAGCGGCTGTTGCTATTTTTAAACCCAAATTTAGCATTGGTAGGCGAATTCAAGTTGAGTATGGGACTTGAGCTTTTGCCGGTGCAGTTTGCCGGTTGATGTCCTTGGCAAGCTGGAAACAAATTCTATTTGCTTGATATGGTGAGAGGGGGTTTGCTCGAAAGCCTGGCTTACCGTTGTAAGGATTTCATCGCGTATGCGCCGGGTTGGCCGTGTCCCCTCAACCAATAAGATAAAGGCTTTAAGCTGGATCACCCCATCGCTGTCGGGATGACCCACCACCACAGATTCGGCAACCTTGTCCACTTTCTGGATTTCGGCTTCAACGCTAAGCGGGTTAACCCAGTCGCCGCAGCCTACTTTTAGCAGATCGTCGCGCCGTCCCTGGAGAAAATAATAACCGTCCTGATCCCGGGTGAAGAGATCTCCGGTACGCACCCAGCCATCGCGAATGCGCTCAGCAGTGGCTACCGGGTCTTGCCAATATTCCCGGCAGACACTGTCTCCCTTAAACCAGAGCTCGCCGGTTTCACCGTCTTTAACCGGGGTCATTTCAGGGCCGCTAAGCAGCTGCACCTCATAACCTGCCAGGGGTTTACCCAGGCTGCCAGGTTTTGAGGCATCCGGGGTATTGGAAATAAAAATAGCATTGGCTTCCGTGGTGCCGTAGCCGTCGAGCAGGGGCACGCCGGGAAAAACCTCTTGCCAGCGCTGCGCCAGTGTCGGGCTTAATTTTTCACCGGCAACAACCGCCAGTCTCAGCTTGTTAAACGGGCCGTCGGGGCCGCTTTCCAGCATGGCTACCAGGTTTCTCGGCTGCCCGATAAAAATCGTTGGCGGCTGCAGCCGGGCATTATGCTCAAGCACTTCCTGTGTCGGTACCGGCTCTATCAGTATCGAAGCGGAGCCGGATAATAAGGGAAAGACCAGGTTGCAGCCCAGGGCGTAACCAAAAGAAAGTTTAGGTACGCACAGCACCACATCGTCACTTTGATATTTCAGTACCGGGTCAGCATAGGCCTTGGCACAGTGTAAAAGATCGATATGACGGTGGGGAATGCCTTTTGCCGGCCCGGTAGAGCCTGAGCTGAATAAGATATAGGCGAGATCATCACCGCTGCGCTCAACCACTTCAAAGGGGGCATCGGCGGTATCACGGGGAAATGGTACACGGCTTTGGCAGTCGATAAAGAGCAATTGGCAGTTTTCAAGCGCTTCAAGGGAAGAGCTCGTTGCTGCCAGGGCAAGCTTACAGTCGGTTTTATCTATGATATGCTGGGCTGCCTGCTGCGACAGCCCAGGGGCGGCCGGAACGGCAACGGCGCCGACCGACATGATACCGAAGAAGGCGCCGACAAAACCGATAGAATCTGGCATCGCCATCAGCACCCGCTCTCCCGGGTTAATACCAAGGGCGATAAGTTGCCTGGCGTAGCCGGCGGCGATATCCGCTACTTCCCGGTAGCTGAATGCCTGTCCGTCAATCAGTAAAGCCGTACGATCTGCTTGGCGCTTTGCCTGCTCAAACAAGGCGGTTATCGCCAGGTTTTTCGCGCTTTGTGTTTTATTCATCTTGCTAAATATCTCCAGTTTTCGCCTTGTTCACCCGCCTGTTCCCTTGAGCCCGTAGCGCAGGGGATGGCTGGCAAGTGCTGCGCCGTTAGTTCTGCACTTTTACCGTTTTGGCTGCAGCCTGCTGTTATTTTCAAAACCTGTCATCAGCCAGCCGCCAACGGGAGTGAGAATATCACGCGCCAATAAAGCAAGGGCCTGAGGTTTATTCTCCAGCAGCTCATGGTAGGCCTGGCGCAAGCGCCGGTTAATCTCAGGCGCCGCCGCTTCCAGGTGGTTGGCCAGGTGCTTGCCGCGGTGGGAAAAAGCCCCTTGCTGTTTGAGCAGTAAAGCAGAGAGCGGCGCAAACAGTGCCATGCCCGCCATCAGCGCCTGATCCTCTGTCTTACTGCGGCACAGCTCAGAAACCAGGCTGGTGACCGATGAACGGATAATATTGATTTGTTGTGCTGACGGGGCGTCCGGCCCGGTTTCAAGCAGGGCACTTGCTGCCTGCCTGGCCTGTGTGCTGCCTTGCCATTTATCGATAACCACCTCACCCAGGGCTAAAGCGCTGACGATCCAGTCATTGCCGCTATGTCGGGCATTGGCCAATAACTCCTGGATATGATCGGCGCCGGTCTCGATAACATCGAGGCAGTAGCCCTGGTGCGAAGCGATATGCTTGCGGATGCCGTCAAAGTTTTTGCGCACCACCATAACATCTATATCCGAGTAGGCAGTCATTTTTCCTGTGGTGGCGGAGCCGTGGATAAGCAGCAAGATCACATCAGGGATTTGCGCTTGGATATATTCACTGACCAGGGCCTTGAGTGCCTGAGCGGACAGAGATTTTTTTTGGCTTGCGCTGTCGGGGTAGATTTCCGCCAGCAGTGTCGCCATAGTGTCACTATGATGCATTGACCAGCTCCTCTTGTGTTGTTGCCTGTATCTGCCCGGAAAGATCCCGGATAAAGCTATGCAAGCTGGTTAACAGGGTTTGCCAGCCTTCATGGCTCTGGAAAATATGGCCTTCGTTTTGTACCGTGACATAATGACAGTCCAAATCTTCCGGCAGGGACATCATAAAATCAGAGCTGTGCTGCGACGGCGATATCGGATCCCTTTGGCCGTGCACCAGCAATAACGGGGTATTGATTTTCGGGGCATAGCTATCCAGGGCGGCAGTTAGCGAGTTGTCTTCACTATAAAGGTGGCGCCACGGCTGTAACGGCGGTATATCCGCGCTATAGACAGGATTAATGAAAGCGGCGCCGTCAATATCGTTATCGGCCAGATAAGCCAGGGCGGGCAAGCAGCCGAGACTGGCAGCGACCAGAAAAACCGGGCCGCTGCAGCGCTTACGCAACTGTTTGATAGCGGCGTCTATGTCTGTCTGCGCCGCCCGGGCATAAATCCCTTGCCGAACCCGCTTATCGCTGCCGCTCCCCAGGGCACCGCTGCCGTTAAGGCCAAGCAGCAAGCCGTGCTCACCTGTCAGTGCCTGCAGCTCTGAGCGGATACTGTAATGATAAAAAAGCCGCTCCGGCCCATTGGCAAAGAACCTGTGGGGGCCCATGACGTACAGTATCGCAAAATCAGGTGTTTTTTCATTGCCCGAAAAGACCAGCGCACCGGCCGGATTTTTCTGTGTTTGTTGTTGATGCTGCTTATTATTTGGTGTTTGCGGGACTTGCAGCCGCTGTGGCAAACTTTCCTGTGACAGGGTCCAGCGAGGCGCGCTTTCCAAAGTCTCAACCACCCGGATATAGTCCAGGTCATTTAGCCAGATTGCCTCACAAGTCGCCAGGGCCTGGTCCCGGTAAAGGTAGCCGTCACGGCCCAGGCATTGGCTGCGCCGTGCTCCGGCCGTTCTCGCATCTTTACCGCTGACAATCACGGTTTGCCCGTTTGGCGACCAGGACATCAGGTCAGCTTCCAGTGAGGCAGCATTCAGGCGCTGTCTTTGGCCGTTTTCGTCAATCAGGTAGAGGCCGGATACCGTATCTAATTCGCCAAGCAGTGCTATGTTTTGGCTATCAAGCACCCGGCAGTTGATTTGCAGCTCGGCAATGCCTACCCCGGCTAAGTTGTCGAAAAACGTTTTATTGTCTTTGAGGCGAAGCAGGGTAAAACGGCATTTCCCTTTGATTGGGCGATCTCCCAGCGCCAGGAAAAGCCCGGTTTGTTTTGCGCCTTTTAAAGAGACTTTATCAATATCCCGGCCTTCAAGGGCATAGCGGTAAATTTCTTCGCCATCTGGCGTGACAACCAATAAGTTGTCCATAGCCTGTTTTGCCAGGTAAACCGCACCCCCGATGGCGGCAAGTGCAAGAATATCCCGGCCCACCAGTTGCGGTTGTTCTTCCCCCGGGCTATCCAGTGAGGGGCACTGGTATAGACTCTCTCCTGCCAGTACCAGCAAAGCACCGCTGTCATCATATACCAGCTGGCTGACGGGTTTAGAGAAACTGTGGGTTTTCAGCCCCCCCTGCAGATCTGACTCATGCACATTTAAAAACTGCGATACCGCCAGCCGTGTGCCATCCTGGTGCCAGGCCGTTAAGGTACCGTCAGCGGTAGGGATCAGCTTAGGGCTGCGCCATAAATTGCTCCGGGTAGTTTTTGTATTGAGGAAACATTGGCTTTCCATTTTTCCCTGCGGCGACCAGCCGACGACGATTTCTGCCCAGGCCTGGCCGCAAGGCGAGGAAGAAAGCGCCAGGTAAAACGGCAACTCCGGGCTGTTTTGGGGAGAAATGCTAGCCACAATTTTGCTCTCCCTGCCCGGCAACCAGGTTTTCGATCAGTACTACCGCAGCCGATGCCGGCGGCAGTTGGTAGATTTCATCGGCAATTTTTTCTGCCGTCTCTTTGAAGCTGCTGTTGGCCAAGACCTGGAGAATTCTGTCCCGGATATTGTCAACATTGACATCCCCCGGGGCAATCATGCGCCCGGCGCCGGTACGTTCGCAGGCTTGTGCGTTGCGCATCTGAACGGCGCCGCCGCGGGGGATCACGATCAGCGGCAGGCCGTGGGCAAGCGCCGATACGGTTGAGCCGCAACCGCCATGGCACACCACAGCGTCACAGTGGGGCAGCAGCTGTTCATGGGGGATATAGCGTTCGATATGTACATTGTCGCCATGGCTGCCCAGGGCCGATGGATCCAGGTTTTCACCGACAGTGATCACCAGGTTGACTCCCTTGCCTGACAGGCCGTTAATAATATCGAGATAGATATCCGGTGCGGTATTATAGGTGGCAACCGTACCAAAAGTAACGTGAACAACCGGGCCGTCAGGCATGGCGCTTAACCAGGCGGGCGCCGTCGGTTGCTTAAGTTTTTCCGGTACCGCGGGCTGGATGGAAAAGGCGGTCTCAAGCGACAGGCCAAAAGGGGTTTGTAACATAGGCGGACAGGGATCGAGATATAAGGTCTTGAATACGCCGCCGTTGGCTGGTGGTGTTACTCCGGATTCGAGCCAGAATTCATTTAAGGCATTCTCCAGGCGTTCAAGCTGAAAGGCCGCCCGCATCGGTGACGGCCAGCCAACGGCTACATTGGGCAGGCCAAGCAGGTGACCGGCAAGGGGCGCCGCATATTCGCCTTCTTCATGTAACAACACATCCGCCTGCCATTCTTGTGCGATTTCCATCAGGGGTTTTAGCATGGCCCGGGGGGCTATCTGGGAAAACATCCGCGCTGCTTTTTGATCCGGGCGCAACACTTCCTGGTTTGGCATTGGCTCATCGGCGGCGGCGATCAGGTCGTCCATGTCCATACCGGCGGCGACGGCTTTAAAGCCATCGCCGTTGATTTCCCCGTGAAAGCCGGGGGCAATGGCAAAAAGAATTTCATGGCCGGCCGCCGCCAGGGCTTTGACCGTGGGCAGCATAGGGTGATAATGGCCTAAAGCCGGGATGCTGGAACAGAGAATTTTCATGATTATCTTTCCTTTTGTTCTTTCCTTTGAAATAAGCGTGTCAGCAGGGCTGAAATTACACGGCTTGTGCGTTGTTAACTGTTGACGCCGCATCCGGTACCGGCTGTTCGCTGATAAGCTGGTCGATAACTCCCCTGAACTCCTGCCAGGGGGCTTCGCGGAAATTATGTCCGGCAAGGATCATCGAAGCGCCGGCGAAAAACTGCTCATATTGCAGCTGGCGTCCGGCAAATTCACTGCCTACCAGATCCCAGATCAGGCGTACCAGTTTCAGGCGCTCACCGGCATCTATGCTTGGTGTGGTCCAATAGTTATTAAACAACGCCGACATTTGCGGATCCTGAAAAATAGAATGATCCGCCGGCAGGTTAAATGCACCGCCGCCAAGCAGGGTACGCAGCTCAGCGATAAACTTGCTGTAATGCTCTACGCTCCAGTTCAGGGCGGCATACATCATCCTGCGGTTATAACCCATGTAGCCGTTGGCCCAGCTTTCTCCCGCCTGGATTTGCCCGGCGATCATGGCGGATAAGGCGGCTTCCTGGCCTACCAAACGCCCCAGGGTCTCGCGTATAACCGGGATCTCTTCAAGGTTGTTGGCGCTTACCAGGCGCTCTGCCAGGCCGAGTATGAAGCCGAGTTTGCTCTGGACCCGGACATTGGACTGGTGGTTACCATAGACATGGGCCGGGGTGTTGATATAGATAGCGCGCGCCAGCTGCGGATCGTTATGAACAAAGACCCGATCCCACGGGATAAAGACATCGTCAAAAATCAGCACAGAGTCGGTTTCGTCAAATTTTGTGCTCAAGGGGGCATCCCAGTGGTGTTTTACCGTGTTTTCATAGGGACGGCGCGCCCACATCGACAGGCCGGGGGTATTACAGGGCAGCGAAAAGGTGATGGCTTCTGCTTTGTGCTCGGGGGCCAGGGGAATAATATTGCCGACCCAGATCTCATCGGCGAGAATGGCGCCGGTTGCCAGCATCTTCATGCCGCGCACGATCACCCCGTCATCACGCTCGGCCACCACCTGGCAGCTTGGCGAAGAAATATTCGGTCGTTGGTAGAACTCGGGATCCCGGCTGGTTTGCGGCGGCACCACGGCATGGGCGAGAAAAATGTCTTTTTGCCGTAAAAAGTCGTAATAGCGGCTGATATTGTCGGCATAAGGGCCAAACATTTGTGGTGCCGTAGCCATCCCGGTGATAAAGCTGGAAACATAATCGAGAGATCTGCCCATCAGGCCGTGGTGGTAAGACGCCAGTGTACGGTGTGCCGAGGTGCGAAACTCCAGCTCTTCACGTGTCTGTGCCATCTTGTAATAAGTGCTGAAAGCTTCGCCGTTTTCGGTATAAGAAAGTCCGGCGTCTGCCCGTTTTTTGTCATAGATATCGGCAATGGTGCGTGCGCCATGGCGAAACGCGTCATGTTGGCTGACGTCCTCCACTTTTTCATTGCCGATATAGACAGTTCGCCCATCACGCAGACCCGAAAGATACTGCTCGCCAGATTTCAGCATAAATCTATTCCCCATTAAAATCACAGACAACCGCTGTTGCCCGATATTTCCTTATCAAATCCATATTTAATTTATGGCTATTAGTACGAAAAATAAGGTTTTTGCCTTAACAAATGTAACATTTGGGTTACATTTGTTTTTGGTTTCTAAGAGCCATTATGAGCACTAAACTCGGTTTGACGTTATAAATCAAGCCTTAAAGATTAAAAAAATGAAAATAAATATTTTTGATAAAAAGCGATTGACAGCATGTACGAAGTGTATAGGATGTTAATTGCATGTTACGCATGCGTTTTTAAATTAAGTAGAAAAATCAATATAAATAAGGAGATTAAATATGTCTTATCAAACAGCTGAAGTAATGGAAGAGTTGAAGGACTTCGCACTTGAGTCTAGCGACTCTTCTGAAAACCAAAACGGTGCAGAAGCTGGTTGTCTGTCTTGCTCTTAATAGCAAACTAGGCAGAACCTAAAGGTAAGTGAGTGTTGTTTTACCTTTTGGTATGACTTCGCTCACTTTATTGATTTTTATGTTTTACTTAACTTCTAATGGATAAGAGACCAGGCTTGGCCGCCTAAGGCAAGCAGGGGTTGGGAGGGACCATGACCAGGTTAGCTGACTTTGAGCAGTCCGTGCTCACCATTCTTTCTTCAAATCTTC encodes:
- a CDS encoding 4-hydroxyphenylacetate 3-hydroxylase family protein, with amino-acid sequence MLKSGEQYLSGLRDGRTVYIGNEKVEDVSQHDAFRHGARTIADIYDKKRADAGLSYTENGEAFSTYYKMAQTREELEFRTSAHRTLASYHHGLMGRSLDYVSSFITGMATAPQMFGPYADNISRYYDFLRQKDIFLAHAVVPPQTSRDPEFYQRPNISSPSCQVVAERDDGVIVRGMKMLATGAILADEIWVGNIIPLAPEHKAEAITFSLPCNTPGLSMWARRPYENTVKHHWDAPLSTKFDETDSVLIFDDVFIPWDRVFVHNDPQLARAIYINTPAHVYGNHQSNVRVQSKLGFILGLAERLVSANNLEEIPVIRETLGRLVGQEAALSAMIAGQIQAGESWANGYMGYNRRMMYAALNWSVEHYSKFIAELRTLLGGGAFNLPADHSIFQDPQMSALFNNYWTTPSIDAGERLKLVRLIWDLVGSEFAGRQLQYEQFFAGASMILAGHNFREAPWQEFRGVIDQLISEQPVPDAASTVNNAQAV